The Thermococcus thermotolerans genome contains a region encoding:
- a CDS encoding triphosphoribosyl-dephospho-CoA synthase, which translates to MERWRIIRAFTLGPLLEATVPKPGNVNRYRDFGDLTIYNFLFADTAVIGVYYEAVKTAELLRKGILSFSEAGIGDLIKRAVQASREAQDANPNFGVIALSVPLIMGLTMGRNMLDAREKARLLIEESTVRDSMEFYRAIRIANPKGIPSGVKYDVYSDESFRELFRDGINLARLAEMSCERELIFCEWLNGYDLSYSTFGRLYDLIKEMPLEDAVVGAFLELLTEKEDTLIVRKAGRREADLVRRKAREVLNGKLSLQEFDAFMREEGDLRNPGSLADIMAVSLSLLALRGLRMEIRNGKVWGVIGRP; encoded by the coding sequence ATGGAGAGGTGGAGAATAATTCGAGCCTTCACCTTAGGTCCTCTCCTTGAGGCGACGGTTCCGAAGCCCGGCAACGTGAACCGCTACCGGGACTTCGGGGATCTGACCATCTACAACTTCCTGTTCGCTGATACGGCAGTCATCGGGGTCTACTACGAGGCCGTGAAGACGGCCGAACTCCTGCGAAAAGGCATCCTATCCTTCAGTGAGGCCGGCATCGGGGATCTGATAAAACGCGCGGTTCAGGCCTCGCGTGAGGCTCAGGACGCCAACCCGAATTTTGGAGTCATAGCCCTTTCAGTGCCCCTCATAATGGGGCTGACAATGGGCCGCAACATGCTCGATGCTCGGGAGAAGGCGAGGCTCCTGATAGAAGAATCGACGGTCAGGGACAGCATGGAGTTCTACAGGGCGATAAGGATAGCAAATCCCAAAGGAATCCCCAGCGGGGTCAAGTATGACGTTTACAGTGACGAGTCCTTCAGGGAGCTCTTCCGGGACGGTATAAACCTTGCCCGGCTGGCGGAGATGAGCTGTGAAAGGGAGCTCATCTTCTGTGAGTGGCTCAACGGCTACGACCTGAGCTATTCCACATTTGGCAGGCTCTACGATCTGATAAAGGAGATGCCGCTTGAGGACGCGGTTGTGGGGGCATTCCTTGAGCTCCTGACTGAGAAGGAGGACACGCTCATAGTGAGGAAGGCTGGAAGGAGGGAGGCCGACCTCGTGAGGAGAAAAGCCAGGGAGGTTCTCAACGGAAAGCTCTCCCTGCAGGAGTTCGACGCCTTCATGCGAGAGGAGGGCGATTTAAGGAACCCCGGCAGTCTCGCCGATATAATGGCCGTCTCGCTGAGCCTGCTCGCCCTGCGGGGACTCAGAATGGAAATCAGAAACGGAAAGGTATGGGGAGTTATAGGACGACCTTAA
- a CDS encoding family 4A encapsulin nanocompartment shell protein — MRGDLIRVLSSVEEKANELKLDGYEPDVVLLGKKAYEFIREQLNEEFGDEEEVFELSGFKIRVVEELEGDAVVADSKALGLGPGGAKRFKVVL, encoded by the coding sequence ATGCGCGGCGACCTGATAAGGGTTCTCAGCTCTGTTGAGGAGAAGGCCAACGAGCTGAAGCTCGACGGCTACGAGCCGGACGTGGTCCTGCTCGGAAAGAAGGCCTACGAGTTCATAAGGGAGCAGCTCAACGAGGAGTTTGGGGATGAAGAGGAGGTTTTTGAGCTCTCCGGGTTCAAGATACGTGTGGTCGAAGAGCTGGAAGGCGATGCAGTTGTCGCAGACAGCAAAGCCCTCGGGCTCGGCCCCGGCGGCGCGAAGAGGTTTAAGGTCGTCCTATAA
- the snatA gene encoding neutral amino acid NAAT transporter SnatA has product MIEYLKYFVILYGGLFAITNPVGAVPVFLSVTHDLSWKERREIATKTALTVVVTLVVFALIGEWIFRFFGSSVDAFAIAGGILLFKMAMDMLSGRLSTVKISKEETEEFSEDVVTLEEVAIIPLAIPLISGPGAITTVMLYMAKSREVSEKATVIASIVAIGLTVWLILCSSNRIQKRLGRVGIKVLTRMMGLILTSMAVQMIINGIKGAFGL; this is encoded by the coding sequence GTGATAGAGTATCTCAAGTACTTCGTGATACTCTACGGCGGACTGTTTGCAATAACGAACCCGGTCGGAGCAGTTCCCGTGTTTCTGAGTGTTACCCACGACCTGAGCTGGAAAGAGAGGCGCGAAATAGCGACAAAGACCGCACTGACGGTAGTGGTGACCCTCGTGGTCTTCGCCCTCATTGGGGAGTGGATATTCAGGTTCTTCGGTTCGAGTGTTGACGCCTTCGCGATAGCCGGTGGCATTCTGCTTTTCAAGATGGCAATGGACATGCTCTCCGGAAGGCTCTCCACCGTGAAGATAAGCAAGGAGGAAACCGAAGAGTTCAGCGAGGACGTCGTCACCCTGGAGGAGGTCGCCATAATACCCCTCGCGATACCCCTTATCTCAGGCCCGGGAGCGATAACGACGGTCATGCTCTACATGGCCAAGAGCCGCGAGGTTTCCGAGAAGGCGACCGTCATAGCGAGCATCGTCGCGATAGGCCTCACTGTCTGGCTGATCCTCTGCTCCTCGAACAGGATACAGAAAAGGCTCGGAAGGGTGGGCATCAAAGTGCTGACGAGGATGATGGGTCTGATACTGACCTCCATGGCCGTGCAGATGATAATTAACGGGATCAAGGGGGCGTTTGGGCTCTGA
- a CDS encoding OsmC family protein, translating to MGDEIKGKLRWTEGTQFIGRIEGESCAVVLGEGGISPMKLLLLSVAGCTAYDVVMILQKMREPIRGLEVEISGERREEHPRIYQRVHIHYKIYGDVSKEKAKRAIELSQDKYCSASAHVKLSGAELTYSFEIIPDESRRD from the coding sequence GTGGGGGACGAAATAAAGGGAAAGCTGAGGTGGACGGAAGGAACCCAGTTCATTGGAAGGATAGAAGGTGAGAGTTGCGCGGTGGTTCTCGGGGAGGGAGGAATAAGCCCGATGAAGCTCCTTCTTCTCAGCGTTGCCGGGTGCACGGCCTATGATGTCGTCATGATACTCCAGAAGATGCGCGAGCCGATTAGAGGCCTGGAGGTCGAGATAAGCGGCGAGAGGCGCGAGGAGCACCCCCGCATATATCAAAGGGTTCACATCCACTACAAAATCTACGGCGACGTGAGCAAGGAGAAGGCGAAGCGCGCCATAGAGCTGAGCCAGGACAAGTACTGCTCTGCCAGTGCGCACGTGAAGCTCAGCGGTGCCGAGCTCACGTACTCCTTCGAGATAATCCCCGATGAAAGCAGGAGGGATTAA
- a CDS encoding SPL family radical SAM protein — MYIRPFDPWKAKLCTCPFKYTLNVYTGCDHACVYCYITSYIPNAFRVRVKEGLLPMLERELRRLDRRYIIALSYSSDPYPTVERELGITRKVLKLFKRYGVRCLLLTKSEVFERDLDILGELKCAVGITVTTVDRRKAKLLEPNAPSPKARIRALEKAKEAGIPVYARIDPIIPFYTWEDFDETLDALDFVDHITVSTLKLRPDSKRRMSAKFPELMERLWPLYERGERIGGYYYLPRELRLEILREAERKILERGITFGSCREGYRSFPSCDGSHLVPL; from the coding sequence ATGTACATCCGGCCATTTGACCCCTGGAAGGCGAAGCTCTGCACATGCCCCTTTAAGTACACGCTGAACGTCTACACCGGCTGCGACCACGCGTGCGTTTACTGCTACATAACGAGCTACATCCCCAACGCCTTTCGGGTGAGGGTCAAGGAAGGTCTCCTGCCGATGCTGGAGCGGGAGCTGAGGCGCCTCGACAGGCGCTACATAATAGCGCTTTCCTATTCCTCGGACCCCTATCCAACGGTGGAGCGGGAGCTGGGCATAACGCGGAAGGTTCTCAAACTCTTCAAACGCTACGGTGTCCGATGCCTGCTCCTCACGAAGTCGGAGGTATTTGAGCGCGACCTGGATATCCTGGGCGAGCTTAAGTGCGCCGTCGGAATAACGGTGACCACGGTGGATAGACGGAAGGCAAAGCTGCTGGAGCCAAATGCCCCATCACCGAAGGCAAGGATCAGAGCCCTGGAGAAGGCTAAAGAAGCAGGCATCCCAGTTTATGCCCGCATAGACCCGATAATCCCGTTCTACACGTGGGAGGACTTCGATGAGACGCTCGACGCGCTGGATTTTGTCGACCACATAACCGTTTCAACCCTCAAGCTCCGGCCGGATTCGAAGAGGCGCATGTCCGCCAAGTTCCCGGAGCTGATGGAGAGGCTGTGGCCGCTATACGAAAGGGGTGAGAGGATAGGCGGCTATTACTACCTGCCCCGCGAGCTGAGGCTTGAGATTCTGCGTGAGGCTGAGAGGAAGATTCTGGAAAGGGGGATCACGTTTGGTTCGTGTCGGGAAGGCTACCGTTCGTTTCCGAGCTGTGATGGCTCCCATCTTGTCCCTTTGTGA
- a CDS encoding gamma-glutamyl-gamma-aminobutyrate hydrolase family protein produces MKPLIGIIGQTDLSKNRLFLDRRHIERIAEAGGVPAVFNIDCSPDEILEHVDGILLIEGPDVHPYFYGEDPSSAIKYVDVERDEFEICLVKKAVERGVPILGISRGMHVINVALGGTLYQDLTDIPKAIKHDWDVNLIGPGQRVHGVRIKTNSRLYEILKDGLDIEGTNEVYLRVNSFHHQAVKRVGEGIKPVAYAVDGLIEAIEGAEGFIIGLQWQPEYLPEMVRVFEAFVRAAAEYRLKKLELEKIEIEAELREELTKGQDGSHHSSETNGSLPDTNQT; encoded by the coding sequence ATGAAGCCATTGATAGGTATAATCGGGCAGACCGATCTCTCCAAGAACAGGCTTTTTCTGGATCGGAGACATATTGAAAGGATAGCCGAAGCCGGGGGCGTTCCGGCGGTTTTTAACATCGACTGCTCGCCCGATGAGATTCTTGAGCACGTGGATGGAATACTCCTCATAGAGGGGCCGGACGTTCACCCCTACTTCTACGGTGAAGACCCCTCAAGTGCCATAAAATACGTCGATGTTGAGAGGGACGAGTTCGAGATATGCCTTGTCAAGAAGGCCGTCGAGAGGGGAGTTCCCATACTGGGAATCTCCCGCGGAATGCACGTGATAAACGTTGCCCTCGGGGGAACTCTCTATCAGGACTTAACCGACATTCCCAAGGCCATAAAGCACGACTGGGACGTAAACCTGATAGGGCCGGGCCAGAGGGTTCACGGCGTCAGGATAAAGACCAACTCAAGGCTCTACGAAATACTCAAGGACGGGCTTGACATTGAAGGTACGAACGAGGTGTATCTGCGGGTCAACAGCTTCCACCACCAGGCAGTGAAGAGGGTCGGGGAAGGGATAAAACCCGTCGCTTACGCAGTGGACGGGCTTATCGAAGCCATTGAGGGAGCTGAAGGGTTCATAATCGGTCTCCAGTGGCAGCCGGAATACCTACCGGAGATGGTGAGGGTCTTTGAAGCGTTCGTGCGCGCCGCCGCCGAGTACCGCCTCAAAAAGCTTGAACTGGAAAAGATCGAGATAGAGGCCGAGCTCAGGGAGGAGCTCACAAAGGGACAAGATGGGAGCCATCACAGCTCGGAAACGAACGGTAGCCTTCCCGACACGAACCAAACGTGA